The following proteins come from a genomic window of Larimichthys crocea isolate SSNF chromosome III, L_crocea_2.0, whole genome shotgun sequence:
- the LOC104925575 gene encoding pantothenate kinase 1 isoform X2: protein MKLISEKKPAFPWFGMDIGGTLVKLVYFEPVDITAEEEQEEVENLKSIRRYLTSNVAYGKTGVRDVHLELRNLTMCGRTGNLHFIRFPTQAMPRFIQMGHDKNFSSLHTTLCATGGGAYKFENDFRTVADLELLKLDELDCLIRGLLYVDRVGFNGHPEGYYFQNPSDTQSCVKKPCTLDNPFPMLLVNIGSGVSILAVYSENNYKRVTGTSLGGGTFLGLCCLLTGCETFEEALEMASKGDSTNVDKLVKDIYGGDYERFGLQGSAVASSFGHMMSKEKRDSISKEDLARATLVTITNNIGSIARMCAVNEKIERVVFVGNFLRINTVSTKLLAYAMDFWSKGQLRALFLEHEGYFGAVGALMELLKTTEDP, encoded by the exons CCTTTCCCTGGTTTGGCATGGACATCGGTGGCACCTTGGTCAAGTTGGTGTACTTTGAGCCAGTTGACatcactgcagaggaagaacagGAAGAAGTGGAAAACCTCAAGTCCATCCGCCGCTACCTCACCTCAAACGTGGCCTATG GCAAAACAGGCGTCCGCGACGTCCACCTGGAGCTGAGGAACCTGACCATGTGCGGCAGGACGGGGAACCTGCACTTCATCCGCTTCCCAACACAGGCCATGCCCCGTTTCATCCAGATGGGTCACGACAAGAACTTCTCCAGTCTGCACACAACACTCTGCGCCACCGGAGGCGGCGCGTACAAGTTCGAGAATGACTTCAGAACG gtggCTGACCTCGAGCTGCTGAAGCTTGACGAGCTCGACTGCCTGATCCGTGGTCTGCTGTACGTCGACCGCGTGGGCTTCAACGGACACCCGGAGGGCTACTACTTCCAGAACCCATCGGACACCCAGAGCTGTGTGAAGAAGCCCTGCACCCTGGACAACCCCTTCCCCATGCTGCTGGTCAACATTGGCTCTGGGGTCTCCATACTGGCTGTGTACTCAGAGAACAACTACAAACGGGTGACTGGGACCAG TCTGGGAGGTGGTACATTCCTGGGCCTTTGCTGTCTGCTGACGGGCTGCGAGACGTTCGAGGAGGCGTTGGAAATGGCCAGCAAAGGCGACTCCACCAACGTGGACAAACTGGTGAAAGATATCTACGGAGGAGACTACGAGCGCTTTGGCCTACAGGGCTCTGCTGTGGCATCCAG ttttggtCACATGATGAGCAAAGAGAAGCGAGACAGCATCAGTAAGGAAGACCTGGCCAGAGCCACGCTGGTCACCATCACTAATAACATAGGATCCATAGCACGGATGTGTGCTGtcaatgag AAAATCGAGCGCGTGGTGTTTGTCGGGAACTTCCTTCGCATCAACACAGTGTCCACAAAACTGCTAGCCTACGCCATGGACTTCTGGTCGAAAGGACAACTACGAGCGCTCTTCCTGGAACACGAG GGTTATTTCGGAGCCGTCGGGGCGCTGATGGAGCTGCTCAAGACAACAGAGGACCCGTGA